A genomic window from Phaenicophaeus curvirostris isolate KB17595 chromosome 34, BPBGC_Pcur_1.0, whole genome shotgun sequence includes:
- the LOC138732629 gene encoding olfactory receptor 14A16-like: MALIWLRGYPNLSLSFSHMTVPHVWRQQMSNSSSITQFLLLPFADSRELQLLHFWLFLGIYLAALVGNGLIIITIAWDHHLHTPMYFFLLNLALLDMGSISTTVPKSMANSLWDTRAISYSGCVAQMFLFIFFLGTEYFLLTVMSYDRYVAICNPLHYGTLLGSRACVHMAAAAWGTGFLSALLHTASTFSLPLCQGNAVDQFFCEIPQILKLSCSHANLREVGLIVVSFLVAFGCFVFIVVSYVQIFRAVLRIPSEQGRHKAFSTCLPHLAVVSLFLSTDMFTYLKPPSFSSPSMNLVVSFLYAVVTPALNPLIYGLRNKDLKDALRELITGQSSDAINS; this comes from the coding sequence atggctttgatttggcTCAGAGGTTATCCtaacttgtcactgtccttCTCTCATATGACAGTGCCCCATgtctggaggcagcagatgtccaacagcagctccatcacccagttcctcctcctgccattcgcagactcacgggagctgcagctcttgcacttctggctcttcctgggcatctacctggctgccctcgtgggcaacggcctcatcatcatcaccatcgcctgggaccaccacctccacacccccatgtacttcttcctcctcaacctcgccctcctcGACATGggatccatctccaccactgtccccaaatccatggccaattccctctgggacaccagggccatctcctactcaggatgtgttgcccaaatgtttctatttattttcttccttggtacagaatattttcttctcacagtcatgtcctacgaccgctacgttgccatctgcaaccccctgcactacgggaccctcctgggcagcagagcttgtgtccacatggcagcagctgcctggggcactgggtttctctctgctctgctgcacacggccagtacattttccctgcccctgtgccagggcaatgctgtggaccagttcttctgtgaaatcccgcagatcctcaagctctcctgctcacatgcCAACCTCCGGGAGGTTGGGCTTATTGTGGTTAGTTTCTTAGTagcttttggctgttttgttttcattgtggtgtcctatgtgcagatcttcagggctgtgctgaggatcccctcggagcagggacggcacaaagccttctccacgtgcctccctcacctggctgtggtctccctgtttctcagcactgaCATGTTTACCTACCTTaagcctccctccttctcctccccatccatgAATTTAGTTGTGTCATTTCTCTATGCAGTGGTAACTCCAGCACTGAATCCCCTCATCTACGGCTTGAGGAACAAGGACCTCAAGGATGCGCTGCGGGAACTTATAACTGGACAGAGCTCTGATGCAATAAATTCCTGa
- the LOC138732630 gene encoding olfactory receptor 14A16-like — protein sequence MSNSSSITQFLLLPFADSRELQLLHFWLFLGIYLAALLGNDLIIITIACDHHLHTPMYFFLLNLALLDMGSISTTVPKSMANSLWDTKTISYSGCVAQMFLFIFFLGTEYFLLTVMSYDRYVAICNPLHYGTLLGTRACVHMAAAAWGTGFLSALLHTASTFSLPLCQGNALDQFFCEIPQILKLSCSHANLREVGLLVVSFLVAFGCFVFIVVSYVQIFRAVLRIPSEQGRHKAFSTCLPHLAVVSLFLSTDTFTYLKPPSFSSPSMNLVVSFLYAVVTPALNPLIYGLRNKDLKDALRELITGQSSDAINS from the coding sequence atgtccaacagcagctccatcacccagttcctcctcctgccattcgcagactcacgggagctgcagctcttgcacttctggctcttcctgggcatctacctggctgccctcctgggaaacgacctcatcatcatcaccatcgcctgcgaccaccacctccacacccccatgtacttcttcctcctcaacctcgccctcctcGACATGggatccatctccaccactgtccccaaatccatggccaattccctctgggacaccaagaccatctcctactcaggatgCGTTGcccaaatgtttctatttattttcttccttggtacagaatattttcttctcacagtcatgtcctacgaccgctacgttgccatctgcaaccccctgcactacgggaccctcctgggcaccagagcttgtgtccacatggcagcagctgcctggggcactgggtttctctctgctctgctgcacacggccagtacattttccctgcccctgtgccagggcaatgctctggaccagttcttctgtgaaatcccccagatcctcaagctctcctgctcacatgcCAACCTCCGGGAGGTTGGGCTTCTTGTGGTTAGTTTCTTAGTagcttttggctgttttgttttcattgtggtgtcctatgtgcagatcttcagggccgtgctgaggatcccctcggagcagggacggcacaaagccttctccacgtgcctccctcacctggctgtggtctccctgtttctcagcactgaCACGTTTACCTACCTTaagcctccctccttctcctccccatccatgAATTTAGTTGTGTCATTTCTCTATGCAGTGGTAACTCCAGCACTGAATCCCCTCATCTACGGCTTGAGGAACAAGGACCTCAAGGATGCGCTGCGGGAACTTATAACTGGACAGAGCTCTGATGCAATAAATTCCTGa